A window of Solanum stenotomum isolate F172 chromosome 3, ASM1918654v1, whole genome shotgun sequence contains these coding sequences:
- the LOC125861028 gene encoding 14 kDa proline-rich protein DC2.15-like isoform X2, with the protein MASKTKASLVTLFLSFNLLFFAIVTATNTDCAFCPYHPPGSGGSGGGGSGSGGGSGGGGSGSGGGGSGSGGGGGGGGGGRGGGGGGQVRCPRDALKLGVCANILNLVNVVVGSPPTLPCCSLIQGLANLEVAACLCTAIRANILGINLNVPLTLSLILNNCGMNNSGFTC; encoded by the exons ATGGCTTCTAAAACTAAAGCCTCATTGGTTACCCTTTTCCTCTCCTTCAATCTCCTCTTCTTCGCCATAGTCACTGCAACTAATACTGATTGTGCCTTCTGTCCTTATCATCCTCCTGGTAGCGGTGGCAGTGGAGGTGGCGGTTCAGGCAGTGGAGGTGGAAGTGGAGGTGGTGGTTCGGGCAGTGGAGGTGGTGGTTCAGGCAGTGggggtggaggtggaggtggaggtggaggtcgAGGTggag gtggaggtggacAAGTAAGGTGTCCAAGAGATGCTTTGAAACTTGGTGTGTGTGCTAATATACTTAATTTGGTGAATGTAGTAGTGGGgtctccaccaactttgccatGCTGCAGTTTGATACAGGGACTGGCAAATCTAGAGGTGGCAGCTTGTTTGTGCACAGCCATAAGAGCAAACATACTGGGCATAAATCTGAATGTGCCACTCACTCTTAGCCTCATTCTCAACAACTGTGGAATGAATAATAGTGGCTTCACTTGCTAA
- the LOC125861028 gene encoding 14 kDa proline-rich protein DC2.15-like isoform X3, protein MASKTKASLVTLFLSFNLLFFAIVTATNTDCAFCPYHPPGSGGSGGGGSGSGGGSGGGGSGSGGGGSGSGGGGGGGGGGRGGGGQVRCPRDALKLGVCANILNLVNVVVGSPPTLPCCSLIQGLANLEVAACLCTAIRANILGINLNVPLTLSLILNNCGMNNSGFTC, encoded by the exons ATGGCTTCTAAAACTAAAGCCTCATTGGTTACCCTTTTCCTCTCCTTCAATCTCCTCTTCTTCGCCATAGTCACTGCAACTAATACTGATTGTGCCTTCTGTCCTTATCATCCTCCTGGTAGCGGTGGCAGTGGAGGTGGCGGTTCAGGCAGTGGAGGTGGAAGTGGAGGTGGTGGTTCGGGCAGTGGAGGTGGTGGTTCAGGCAGTGggggtggaggtggaggtggaggtggaggtcgAG gtggaggtggacAAGTAAGGTGTCCAAGAGATGCTTTGAAACTTGGTGTGTGTGCTAATATACTTAATTTGGTGAATGTAGTAGTGGGgtctccaccaactttgccatGCTGCAGTTTGATACAGGGACTGGCAAATCTAGAGGTGGCAGCTTGTTTGTGCACAGCCATAAGAGCAAACATACTGGGCATAAATCTGAATGTGCCACTCACTCTTAGCCTCATTCTCAACAACTGTGGAATGAATAATAGTGGCTTCACTTGCTAA
- the LOC125861031 gene encoding 14 kDa proline-rich protein DC2.15-like isoform X1, whose amino-acid sequence MASKTKASLVTLFLSFNLLFFAIVGGGGGRGGGGGGGGGGGGGGGGGGGGGGGGQVRCPRDALKLGVCANILNLVNVVVGSPPTLPCCSLIQGLANLEVAACLCTAIRANILGINLNVPLTLSLILNNCGMNNSGFTC is encoded by the coding sequence ATGGCTTCTAAAACTAAAGCCTCATTGGTTACCCTTTTCCTCTCCTTCAATCTCCTCTTCTTCGCCATAGTNGGTGGAGGTGGAGGTCGAGGTggaggtgggggtgggggtggaggtggaggtggaggtggaggtgggggtgggggtggaggtggaggtggacAAGTAAGGTGTCCAAGAGATGCTTTGAAACTTGGTGTGTGTGCTAATATACTTAATTTGGTGAATGTAGTAGTGGGgtctccaccaactttgccatGCTGCAGTTTGATACAGGGACTGGCAAATCTAGAGGTGGCAGCTTGTTTGTGCACAGCCATAAGAGCAAACATACTGGGCATAAATCTGAATGTGCCACTCACTCTTAGCCTCATTCTCAACAACTGTGGAATGAATAATAGTGGCTTCACTTGCTAA
- the LOC125861031 gene encoding 14 kDa proline-rich protein DC2.15-like isoform X2, with amino-acid sequence MASKTKASLVTLFLSFNLLFFAIVGGGGGGGGQVRCPRDALKLGVCANILNLVNVVVGSPPTLPCCSLIQGLANLEVAACLCTAIRANILGINLNVPLTLSLILNNCGMNNSGFTC; translated from the exons ATGGCTTCTAAAACTAAAGCCTCATTGGTTACCCTTTTCCTCTCCTTCAATCTCCTCTTCTTCGCCATAGTNGGTGGAGGTGGAG gtggaggtggacAAGTAAGGTGTCCAAGAGATGCTTTGAAACTTGGTGTGTGTGCTAATATACTTAATTTGGTGAATGTAGTAGTGGGgtctccaccaactttgccatGCTGCAGTTTGATACAGGGACTGGCAAATCTAGAGGTGGCAGCTTGTTTGTGCACAGCCATAAGAGCAAACATACTGGGCATAAATCTGAATGTGCCACTCACTCTTAGCCTCATTCTCAACAACTGTGGAATGAATAATAGTGGCTTCACTTGCTAA
- the LOC125861028 gene encoding 14 kDa proline-rich protein DC2.15-like isoform X5 has product MASKTKASLVTLFLSFNLLFFAIVTATNTDCAFCPYHPPGSGGSGGGGSGSGGGSGGGGSGSGGGGSGSGGGGGGGGGGGQVRCPRDALKLGVCANILNLVNVVVGSPPTLPCCSLIQGLANLEVAACLCTAIRANILGINLNVPLTLSLILNNCGMNNSGFTC; this is encoded by the exons ATGGCTTCTAAAACTAAAGCCTCATTGGTTACCCTTTTCCTCTCCTTCAATCTCCTCTTCTTCGCCATAGTCACTGCAACTAATACTGATTGTGCCTTCTGTCCTTATCATCCTCCTGGTAGCGGTGGCAGTGGAGGTGGCGGTTCAGGCAGTGGAGGTGGAAGTGGAGGTGGTGGTTCGGGCAGTGGAGGTGGTGGTTCAGGCAGTGggggtggaggtggaggtggag gtggaggtggacAAGTAAGGTGTCCAAGAGATGCTTTGAAACTTGGTGTGTGTGCTAATATACTTAATTTGGTGAATGTAGTAGTGGGgtctccaccaactttgccatGCTGCAGTTTGATACAGGGACTGGCAAATCTAGAGGTGGCAGCTTGTTTGTGCACAGCCATAAGAGCAAACATACTGGGCATAAATCTGAATGTGCCACTCACTCTTAGCCTCATTCTCAACAACTGTGGAATGAATAATAGTGGCTTCACTTGCTAA
- the LOC125861028 gene encoding glycine-rich protein 5-like isoform X1 — MASKTKASLVTLFLSFNLLFFAIVTATNTDCAFCPYHPPGSGGSGGGGSGSGGGSGGGGSGSGGGGSGSGGGGGGGGGGRGGGGGGGGGGGGGGGGGGGGGGGGQVRCPRDALKLGVCANILNLVNVVVGSPPTLPCCSLIQGLANLEVAACLCTAIRANILGINLNVPLTLSLILNNCGMNNSGFTC; from the coding sequence ATGGCTTCTAAAACTAAAGCCTCATTGGTTACCCTTTTCCTCTCCTTCAATCTCCTCTTCTTCGCCATAGTCACTGCAACTAATACTGATTGTGCCTTCTGTCCTTATCATCCTCCTGGTAGCGGTGGCAGTGGAGGTGGCGGTTCAGGCAGTGGAGGTGGAAGTGGAGGTGGTGGTTCGGGCAGTGGAGGTGGTGGTTCAGGCAGTGggggtggaggtggaggtggaggtggaggtcgAGGTggaggtgggggtgggggtggaggtggaggtggaggtggaggtgggggtgggggtggaggtggaggtggacAAGTAAGGTGTCCAAGAGATGCTTTGAAACTTGGTGTGTGTGCTAATATACTTAATTTGGTGAATGTAGTAGTGGGgtctccaccaactttgccatGCTGCAGTTTGATACAGGGACTGGCAAATCTAGAGGTGGCAGCTTGTTTGTGCACAGCCATAAGAGCAAACATACTGGGCATAAATCTGAATGTGCCACTCACTCTTAGCCTCATTCTCAACAACTGTGGAATGAATAATAGTGGCTTCACTTGCTAA
- the LOC125861028 gene encoding 14 kDa proline-rich protein DC2.15-like isoform X4, translated as MASKTKASLVTLFLSFNLLFFAIVTATNTDCAFCPYHPPGSGGSGGGGSGSGGGSGGGGSGSGGGGSGSGGGGGGGGGGGGGQVRCPRDALKLGVCANILNLVNVVVGSPPTLPCCSLIQGLANLEVAACLCTAIRANILGINLNVPLTLSLILNNCGMNNSGFTC; from the exons ATGGCTTCTAAAACTAAAGCCTCATTGGTTACCCTTTTCCTCTCCTTCAATCTCCTCTTCTTCGCCATAGTCACTGCAACTAATACTGATTGTGCCTTCTGTCCTTATCATCCTCCTGGTAGCGGTGGCAGTGGAGGTGGCGGTTCAGGCAGTGGAGGTGGAAGTGGAGGTGGTGGTTCGGGCAGTGGAGGTGGTGGTTCAGGCAGTGggggtggaggtggaggtggaggtggag gtggaggtggacAAGTAAGGTGTCCAAGAGATGCTTTGAAACTTGGTGTGTGTGCTAATATACTTAATTTGGTGAATGTAGTAGTGGGgtctccaccaactttgccatGCTGCAGTTTGATACAGGGACTGGCAAATCTAGAGGTGGCAGCTTGTTTGTGCACAGCCATAAGAGCAAACATACTGGGCATAAATCTGAATGTGCCACTCACTCTTAGCCTCATTCTCAACAACTGTGGAATGAATAATAGTGGCTTCACTTGCTAA